A region from the Mucilaginibacter sp. CSA2-8R genome encodes:
- a CDS encoding TonB-dependent receptor: MKKILLILLALSIGVSNYTYAQSRKITGTVTSADDGSPLPGVSVKVNGTNGGTQTNAQGDFSITVPNNASLTFTYIGYTTKTAEVGTANTLNVKLSSDSKALTEVVVTGYGQIQQKREIGGAISTVSGKDFANQPIASVQSALQGRAAGVVVTANSGIPGGAINVRIRGVGSFTGSTQPLYIVDGVQLSGDTFTGFTQGNTLAGINTNDIESIDIIKDAASTSLYGSQGANGVVIITTKKGKAGKTKIGFNYYQGRSSSIKKYDVLNTQDFYNVRRESYLNAGSTAAAARTSALAEINLPASATDADIAAAQSTNWQDAAFHTGRVSNYDFNMNGGNEKTTFFVSAAYSTISAIVTKADFQRGTFKVNLDHKANDKLSFNTSLNLSTFNQKAPFAVNGSFLGSPAFAASTILPSNPIYNADGSYFGLPGSGQSFTGVLNQNIVAVNDYNQGNQRTNQLIGSFSANYNILPSLQFKSFYSLDYRMALGKNYRDPRTNDGYAIRGSSESFSDIRTNIITDQTLNFNKTINSDHKISALLGFEYRKQISTQIDEYGTGFPTNQFRNLSAAANPVSVFDSFSGFKSLSYFGKASYSYKGKYSLSGTARYQGSSKFGTNNQFGWFGGVAGAWSISEESFLKEVSWVNSLKLRASVGSAGNDQPLGNFDNRSLFGGGYLYNGSPGIAPTTLANIDLKWERGTTYDVGLDFSLFKDRVSGSFGYYVRNSTNLLLAQPVSSTSGFTSITTNVGSIRNSGPEIELTTINIASSGFRWTTNFNFTYTKNEITKLYGGFSSLPSDPSVAVGQPRGAVYTYQSAGINPATGRAFWYDANNNVVYSPALSDRRFVGNSLIPKFTGGFNNTFSFKGFDLSALFTYQYGQIATDAQYNFILEGSRRLINTTYEVYDRRWTTPGQITDVPRPNTATEPNSISANNGTRLYYKTDYIRMREGQFGYTFPSKVLSKIKVNNLRIYAQATNLITITKFPGYDPEYYDTTNNNAGAIPTSKNFTVGVQLGL, translated from the coding sequence ATGAAGAAAATTTTACTAATTCTTCTTGCTTTAAGTATTGGTGTTTCTAATTACACCTACGCGCAAAGCAGAAAAATTACGGGAACGGTAACCAGCGCCGATGATGGCAGTCCGTTACCTGGTGTATCAGTAAAAGTAAATGGTACAAATGGAGGAACGCAAACTAATGCTCAAGGTGATTTCAGCATCACTGTACCTAATAATGCTTCTCTAACCTTCACCTACATTGGTTACACAACTAAAACTGCAGAGGTTGGTACAGCAAATACGTTGAACGTTAAACTGTCGTCAGACAGCAAAGCTCTAACCGAAGTAGTAGTTACAGGTTATGGTCAAATTCAACAAAAAAGAGAGATTGGTGGAGCAATTTCAACCGTAAGTGGAAAAGATTTTGCTAATCAGCCAATAGCTTCAGTACAATCAGCTTTACAAGGGCGTGCTGCTGGTGTAGTTGTTACCGCTAATAGTGGTATACCAGGCGGCGCTATCAATGTTAGGATACGTGGTGTTGGTTCCTTTACAGGTAGCACACAGCCGTTATACATCGTTGACGGTGTGCAGTTAAGCGGTGATACTTTTACAGGGTTTACCCAAGGCAATACATTAGCGGGTATCAACACTAATGACATTGAATCTATTGACATTATTAAAGATGCGGCTTCTACATCACTATATGGTTCACAAGGTGCCAATGGTGTAGTTATTATCACAACTAAAAAAGGTAAAGCCGGAAAAACTAAAATAGGGTTCAATTATTACCAAGGTCGTTCTTCAAGCATTAAGAAATATGATGTCTTAAACACACAAGATTTTTATAATGTTAGAAGAGAGTCTTACCTCAACGCAGGTAGCACAGCTGCTGCGGCCAGGACAAGCGCTTTAGCTGAAATTAATTTGCCGGCAAGCGCTACTGATGCTGATATCGCTGCTGCGCAAAGTACAAACTGGCAGGATGCGGCTTTTCATACTGGACGAGTATCAAATTACGATTTCAATATGAATGGTGGGAATGAAAAAACAACCTTTTTCGTTTCTGCGGCTTACAGCACAATATCGGCTATTGTAACTAAAGCTGACTTTCAACGAGGAACATTTAAAGTCAATTTAGATCATAAAGCAAATGATAAGCTTTCTTTTAACACCAGCTTGAATTTAAGCACGTTTAATCAGAAAGCTCCATTTGCAGTTAACGGTTCATTTTTAGGAAGCCCGGCTTTTGCTGCAAGTACTATATTGCCTTCAAATCCAATATATAATGCAGACGGAAGTTATTTCGGCTTACCTGGCTCAGGTCAGAGCTTTACCGGTGTATTAAACCAAAACATAGTTGCGGTAAACGATTACAATCAGGGTAATCAGCGTACTAACCAGCTAATTGGATCGTTTAGTGCTAATTATAATATCTTGCCTTCACTCCAGTTCAAATCTTTCTACTCGTTAGATTATAGGATGGCTTTAGGTAAGAATTACCGTGATCCACGTACAAACGATGGTTATGCAATAAGAGGAAGTTCTGAAAGCTTTAGTGACATAAGAACAAATATCATTACTGACCAAACTTTGAATTTTAACAAAACTATCAACTCCGATCATAAAATTTCTGCGTTATTAGGGTTCGAATACCGTAAGCAAATCTCGACTCAGATCGATGAATACGGAACTGGTTTCCCAACCAATCAATTCCGAAATTTAAGTGCAGCTGCAAATCCGGTATCTGTATTTGATAGTTTTTCTGGATTTAAGAGCTTGAGCTATTTTGGTAAAGCTTCTTATTCTTATAAAGGCAAATATAGTTTAAGTGGAACTGCTCGTTATCAAGGTTCGTCGAAATTTGGTACTAACAACCAATTTGGGTGGTTTGGTGGCGTTGCGGGTGCTTGGAGTATATCTGAAGAGTCATTCTTAAAAGAAGTAAGTTGGGTTAACAGTTTAAAATTACGTGCAAGCGTAGGCTCTGCAGGTAACGATCAACCATTAGGAAATTTTGATAACAGGAGTTTGTTTGGTGGTGGTTATTTATATAATGGCTCACCCGGCATTGCACCTACAACCCTGGCTAATATTGATTTAAAATGGGAAAGAGGCACGACCTATGACGTAGGTTTAGATTTCTCTTTATTCAAAGATAGAGTTTCTGGTAGTTTTGGTTATTATGTTAGAAACAGTACAAATTTACTATTAGCTCAGCCGGTTAGTTCAACATCAGGTTTTACCAGTATAACTACAAACGTTGGTTCAATTAGAAACTCTGGTCCTGAAATAGAACTTACAACAATAAATATTGCGTCGAGTGGCTTTAGGTGGACAACTAACTTTAACTTTACTTACACTAAAAACGAGATAACCAAGCTGTACGGCGGTTTCAGCTCTTTACCATCTGATCCATCAGTTGCTGTTGGACAACCAAGGGGAGCAGTTTATACCTATCAATCGGCCGGTATAAACCCGGCTACAGGTAGAGCTTTTTGGTATGACGCGAATAACAACGTAGTATATTCGCCGGCACTTTCCGATCGTAGATTTGTTGGAAATTCGTTGATTCCAAAGTTTACTGGTGGTTTTAACAACACCTTTAGCTTTAAAGGCTTTGATTTATCTGCGTTGTTTACGTATCAGTATGGCCAAATTGCGACTGATGCGCAATACAATTTTATTCTTGAAGGTTCAAGGAGGTTAATAAATACAACCTATGAAGTGTACGATAGAAGATGGACTACACCAGGACAAATAACTGATGTACCTAGACCTAACACAGCTACTGAACCTAATAGCATAAGCGCAAACAATGGTACTCGTTTGTACTACAAAACTGACTACATACGCATGAGAGAGGGTCAATTTGGATATACTTTCCCAAGTAAAGTGTTGTCAAAAATTAAAGTTAATAATTTAAGAATCTACGCGCAGGCGACTAATCTAATTACTATTACTAAGTTTCCAGGCTACGATCCTGAATATTATGACACTACTAATAATAATGCTGGGGCTATCCCGACTTCGAAAAACTTTACTGTAGGTGTTCAACTTGGCTTATAA
- a CDS encoding RagB/SusD family nutrient uptake outer membrane protein, with amino-acid sequence MNNKYISYFKIATLSVAISLSACKKTLQIDPQDSISADQALTSKDGIDATIVSIYSSLKAEVFYGNRLVMLGDALSDNARSTNHSGRYVSEAANARLASYSHWSAAYVNLNRINLVLEALPNASSLSAAQKDAYTGELKFLRALYHFDLVKTYAYIPGALVESQNRGGIPLALKAISSSSDALQLQSARNSIAEVYTAIYADLDEAVSKLSNITSSTVVRANKQAAQALYSRVALYNKDYPKAISNASSVLEVRANTLLNANNYIAGWSQAVNPESVFEIAFLAANETLGVNLALQTNLTTLSARATNKSRDSTDKYKAGLPLKPGSGFGDLVPTSDLLTALGITVANNGAAATSLGAAATTITNRSADVRNLLYEVGSSSRTPIYVECTKYLGKSGFANVDNVPVIRVSEMYLNRAEAYANASQESLALADVNTIRVARGLPAVTGLTGSALINEILLQRRLEFAFEGQRFLDLKRLGRDILKPVTNTTIAFTDIVILPQIPVTDVNASGGKLLQNFGY; translated from the coding sequence ATGAATAACAAATATATTTCATACTTTAAAATAGCTACTCTCTCTGTCGCTATTTCTTTATCAGCCTGCAAAAAGACTTTGCAGATTGATCCGCAAGATTCAATTTCTGCAGATCAGGCGTTAACAAGTAAAGATGGTATCGATGCTACTATCGTATCTATATATAGTTCACTAAAAGCAGAGGTTTTTTACGGCAACCGCTTGGTGATGCTTGGCGACGCTTTATCTGATAATGCTCGTTCAACGAATCATAGTGGTCGTTACGTTAGTGAAGCTGCTAACGCAAGATTAGCATCTTACTCACACTGGTCGGCGGCTTATGTTAACTTAAATAGAATTAATCTCGTACTTGAAGCGCTTCCAAATGCATCCTCGTTATCAGCTGCTCAGAAAGACGCTTATACTGGCGAGCTGAAATTTTTGAGAGCTCTTTATCATTTTGACTTGGTTAAGACTTATGCTTACATTCCGGGAGCTCTTGTTGAATCACAAAACAGAGGCGGTATACCTTTAGCTTTAAAGGCAATATCATCTTCTTCTGATGCTTTACAATTACAGTCAGCAAGAAATTCAATTGCTGAAGTTTATACAGCAATCTATGCAGACTTAGATGAAGCTGTTAGCAAGCTAAGCAATATTACATCTTCTACTGTTGTAAGAGCTAATAAACAGGCTGCGCAGGCACTCTATTCAAGGGTTGCATTGTATAACAAAGATTATCCCAAAGCCATATCTAACGCGTCTAGCGTATTAGAAGTAAGAGCTAACACACTGTTAAATGCCAATAATTATATTGCTGGATGGAGCCAAGCTGTAAATCCTGAGTCAGTATTTGAAATTGCATTTTTGGCAGCCAATGAAACTTTAGGTGTTAATCTGGCATTACAAACAAATTTAACCACACTGAGCGCTAGGGCAACTAACAAATCAAGGGATAGTACAGATAAATATAAAGCTGGATTGCCATTAAAGCCAGGATCTGGGTTTGGTGACTTGGTGCCGACGTCAGATCTTTTAACGGCCTTAGGTATAACCGTTGCAAATAATGGTGCAGCAGCTACAAGTTTAGGCGCAGCGGCTACTACTATAACTAACCGTAGTGCTGATGTTCGGAATTTGTTATATGAAGTTGGCTCATCGAGTAGAACACCTATTTATGTTGAGTGTACTAAATATCTCGGTAAAAGTGGTTTTGCTAACGTTGATAACGTACCTGTTATTCGTGTCTCTGAAATGTATTTGAACCGCGCAGAAGCCTATGCAAATGCAAGTCAAGAATCGTTAGCTCTCGCTGATGTAAATACTATTCGTGTTGCCAGAGGTTTGCCTGCAGTTACAGGTCTTACAGGAAGTGCTTTAATCAATGAGATACTCTTACAAAGGAGATTAGAATTTGCCTTTGAAGGTCAACGGTTCCTGGACTTAAAAAGACTCGGACGTGACATACTTAAACCTGTTACAAACACAACAATTGCATTTACTGACATTGTGATTTTGCCTCAAATCCCAGTAACCGACGTCAATGCAAGCGGGGGCAAACTATTACAGAACTTTGGATACTAA
- the bioD gene encoding dethiobiotin synthase has translation MPDKAPLFVTGIGTDVGKTVVSAILVEKLKADYWKPIQSGDLDNSDTMKVKRLISNPVTRFHPEAYRLTQPYSPHKSADLDGVSIDLNQIQLPDTDNQLLIEGAGGLMVPLNNQHFVVDLIEKFNAEVVLVVKHYLGSINHTLLSLELLKQKKIKVRALIFNGERDEYSERAILRSTSAKNIYIPQLAALNKASVEDCMRYNEL, from the coding sequence ATGCCCGATAAAGCACCTCTATTTGTAACCGGTATCGGCACCGATGTAGGCAAAACTGTGGTGTCCGCCATTTTGGTTGAAAAACTTAAAGCCGACTATTGGAAACCCATCCAGTCGGGTGATTTAGATAACAGCGATACCATGAAGGTAAAACGGTTAATCTCTAACCCGGTTACCCGCTTTCATCCCGAAGCTTACAGGCTTACCCAACCCTACTCGCCGCATAAATCGGCAGATTTAGATGGCGTAAGCATCGACCTCAATCAAATTCAATTACCTGACACCGATAATCAACTTTTGATTGAAGGAGCCGGAGGATTAATGGTGCCGCTAAACAACCAGCATTTTGTGGTGGACCTAATTGAAAAATTTAACGCGGAGGTTGTTTTGGTAGTTAAGCATTATCTGGGCAGCATTAACCACACTTTGCTATCACTGGAATTACTAAAACAAAAAAAAATCAAGGTCAGAGCCTTGATTTTTAATGGGGAAAGAGACGAATATTCGGAACGGGCGATTTTAAGATCGACCTCTGCTAAAAACATTTATATACCACAGCTTGCTGCATTAAACAAAGCCTCAGTTGAGGATTGTATGCGTTACAACGAGTTGTAG
- a CDS encoding 8-amino-7-oxononanoate synthase: MTHHNFIQLKLQSRQQAGNYRWLKPENSLVDFCSNDYLGFARSGLLAKLIQEEISKYSSINGSTGSRLISGNTEYAESLEQLIADYHKAESGLLFNSGYDANIGLLSSLPQRHDTVIHDELAHASIIDGIRLSNAARFTFKHNDTDSLEQKLKAAKGLIYVIVESVYSMDGDQAPLQAISQLCKQYKAALIVDEAHALGVFGKGLVNQLNLCHEVFARVMTFGKALGAHGAVVLGSTELRSYLVNFARSFIYTTAAPLHQLSVIKMGYAFLANSTSIITELHQKIELYRRSINFSSRVTDSKSAIQTVIIGSNDATKKAAQTLQQQGFDVRPILSPTVAVGSERLRICLHTYNTDEEIIQLTNLIKEYLHAR; encoded by the coding sequence TTGACGCATCACAACTTTATACAGCTCAAGTTACAAAGCCGGCAACAAGCCGGTAATTACCGCTGGCTTAAGCCCGAAAACAGCCTAGTAGACTTTTGCTCGAATGACTACCTGGGCTTTGCCCGCTCCGGGCTATTGGCAAAACTTATTCAGGAGGAAATTTCGAAATACAGTTCCATTAATGGATCTACAGGCTCGCGTTTAATTTCCGGAAATACAGAATATGCTGAAAGCTTGGAACAACTGATTGCAGACTACCACAAGGCCGAATCAGGTCTGCTATTCAATTCAGGTTATGATGCTAATATTGGTTTACTATCATCGTTGCCGCAACGCCATGATACTGTTATTCATGACGAGTTGGCTCATGCCTCAATTATTGACGGCATCAGGCTCAGTAACGCCGCACGTTTCACATTTAAGCATAATGATACAGATAGCCTGGAGCAAAAATTAAAGGCTGCCAAAGGCCTTATTTACGTGATTGTGGAAAGTGTGTATTCGATGGATGGTGACCAGGCACCTCTGCAAGCTATTAGCCAACTGTGCAAGCAATATAAAGCTGCTTTGATTGTTGATGAGGCACATGCGCTTGGTGTTTTTGGTAAAGGGCTCGTCAACCAGCTTAATTTATGCCATGAGGTATTTGCCAGGGTAATGACTTTTGGCAAAGCGTTAGGTGCCCATGGTGCCGTGGTTTTGGGATCGACCGAGTTGCGAAGTTACTTAGTCAATTTTGCACGATCTTTTATTTACACTACGGCAGCCCCTTTACATCAGTTGTCTGTCATAAAAATGGGATATGCCTTCTTGGCAAATTCAACCTCTATAATTACAGAACTGCACCAAAAAATCGAACTTTACCGTCGTTCAATAAACTTTTCATCACGGGTTACTGATAGTAAAAGTGCTATTCAAACCGTTATTATTGGCAGCAACGATGCAACGAAGAAGGCAGCCCAAACCTTGCAACAACAGGGGTTTGATGTACGCCCTATATTAAGCCCTACGGTAGCCGTGGGAAGCGAACGTTTGCGGATATGCCTGCATACTTATAACACCGACGAAGAAATTATCCAGTTAACTAACCTAATTAAAGAATATTTACATGCCCGATAA
- a CDS encoding XRE family transcriptional regulator, producing the protein MSTISSNIKFLRKKKGLTQQQFADEIGIKRSLVGAYEEDRADPKYDLLKKLATYFDISVDDFINETINEKWAPKPKGNPANLRILSISVDKEDNENIEMVPVKASAGYLNGYADPEYVAQLPKFYLPMFKQGTFRAFEIKGDSMLPLVSGTVIIGEYVENWNDVKPGDTYVVLSKNEGVVYKRIGNKYRDNKKLKLMSDNPAYEPYDVGADDILEIWKAKAYLSTQLPMPTPEPSMENLTSMIAEMQKSISKLQSNN; encoded by the coding sequence ATGTCAACAATTTCATCAAATATTAAATTCCTTCGCAAAAAAAAGGGACTAACACAGCAGCAATTTGCCGACGAAATAGGCATAAAGCGCTCTTTAGTAGGCGCTTACGAAGAAGACCGGGCTGATCCAAAATACGATTTGCTAAAAAAATTAGCAACATACTTTGATATTAGTGTTGATGATTTCATTAACGAAACCATTAATGAGAAATGGGCACCCAAGCCTAAAGGTAACCCGGCTAACCTGCGTATCCTTAGTATATCTGTAGATAAAGAGGATAATGAAAACATTGAAATGGTACCGGTTAAAGCCAGTGCAGGTTACTTAAATGGATACGCTGATCCGGAGTATGTGGCTCAGTTACCTAAGTTTTATCTGCCTATGTTTAAGCAGGGTACATTCCGTGCTTTTGAAATTAAAGGCGACTCGATGTTGCCATTAGTATCAGGCACTGTTATTATAGGTGAGTATGTAGAGAACTGGAACGACGTTAAACCCGGCGACACCTACGTTGTATTATCTAAAAATGAAGGCGTGGTTTATAAGCGTATTGGTAACAAATACCGTGATAACAAAAAGTTAAAGCTGATGTCGGACAACCCGGCCTACGAACCTTATGACGTTGGCGCCGACGACATTTTGGAAATATGGAAAGCCAAAGCTTATTTGTCAACCCAGTTGCCGATGCCTACGCCTGAGCCAAGCATGGAAAATTTAACCAGTATGATAGCAGAAATGCAAAAATCTATATCTAAATTACAAAGCAACAATTAA
- a CDS encoding GIY-YIG nuclease family protein, translated as MKHYIYIITDRNRTNLHVGLCTDLIKTMQFYSEMPTLFYDKAQQLSRLVYFEEINNEEQAMERFKFMSSFTRAQKEKMIRSVNADWIDLTIGLTAEHKMRIRPYFRPSLATSKRSLTF; from the coding sequence ATGAAGCACTATATTTATATCATTACCGACAGAAACCGTACAAATTTGCATGTTGGCTTATGTACAGATCTGATTAAAACTATGCAGTTTTATAGCGAAATGCCTACTTTATTTTATGATAAGGCACAACAGTTAAGCCGGTTGGTATATTTTGAAGAAATTAACAATGAAGAGCAAGCCATGGAGCGCTTCAAATTTATGAGCAGCTTTACCCGTGCGCAGAAAGAAAAAATGATCAGGTCTGTAAATGCAGATTGGATAGACCTGACCATCGGATTAACAGCAGAGCACAAAATGCGCATTCGCCCGTATTTCAGACCATCATTGGCCACTTCAAAGCGGTCGCTTACTTTTTAA
- the msrB gene encoding peptide-methionine (R)-S-oxide reductase MsrB: MKSLVMLFAVALSALLGCENSNGQNAQVKGEKSKPAAEWKKELNANQYHIMVEKGTEPPYHNAYWNNHEKGVYVSAATGEVLFSSDDKFDSGTGWPSFTKPVSNSKVAVIQDISYGMSRTEVIERSTGLHLGHVFDDGPEDRGGKRFCMNSGALKFVKK, encoded by the coding sequence ATGAAAAGCTTAGTAATGTTGTTTGCCGTAGCCTTATCGGCACTTTTAGGATGTGAGAATAGCAATGGCCAAAACGCACAGGTTAAAGGCGAAAAAAGCAAGCCTGCTGCCGAGTGGAAAAAAGAACTGAATGCCAACCAATATCATATTATGGTTGAAAAGGGCACCGAACCACCCTATCATAACGCTTACTGGAACAACCACGAAAAAGGTGTTTACGTAAGCGCTGCAACCGGCGAAGTACTGTTTTCGTCGGATGATAAATTTGACAGCGGTACCGGCTGGCCAAGCTTTACCAAACCTGTTAGCAACAGCAAAGTTGCTGTAATACAAGACATCAGTTATGGTATGAGCCGTACCGAAGTAATTGAACGAAGCACCGGCTTGCACTTAGGCCACGTCTTTGATGACGGTCCGGAAGATCGTGGCGGCAAACGCTTTTGTATGAACTCCGGTGCGCTCAAATTTGTTAAAAAGTAA
- a CDS encoding fasciclin domain-containing protein, translating into MKKVVFIYLMFLVSINCAIAQVTPPRGSSFQDSVRSQIDKGKTTIVNGTAMNTAKDFFENLTASTDHAKLLDMIRAASMVGTLKSRGPLTMFAPADTAITQKLGMRLDTLLKPAHKYELINLLSYHVVPGHFNAKELTKMIKDGKGEAQLLTLSGSKLTAKIDSNRNIILYDETGGQSVVSKFDIEQSNGLMHLVTQPLIPKNKAL; encoded by the coding sequence ATGAAGAAAGTTGTATTTATATACCTGATGTTTTTGGTAAGTATAAACTGTGCTATAGCGCAAGTTACCCCTCCGCGTGGCTCGTCATTTCAAGATTCCGTACGATCGCAAATTGATAAAGGTAAGACTACGATAGTAAATGGTACCGCTATGAATACAGCCAAAGATTTTTTTGAAAACCTGACGGCCTCCACCGACCATGCAAAATTGCTTGACATGATTAGAGCAGCCAGTATGGTTGGAACATTAAAAAGCAGGGGTCCGCTTACTATGTTTGCGCCAGCAGATACGGCAATTACTCAGAAACTGGGTATGCGGCTGGATACGTTGCTTAAACCGGCACACAAATATGAACTCATCAATCTACTAAGCTATCATGTGGTGCCAGGCCATTTCAATGCTAAAGAACTTACCAAAATGATTAAAGACGGTAAAGGCGAGGCCCAACTGCTCACATTGTCGGGAAGTAAGTTAACTGCAAAGATAGATAGCAACCGTAATATAATTTTATATGATGAAACCGGAGGACAAAGTGTGGTAAGCAAATTTGATATAGAACAAAGTAACGGTTTAATGCATTTGGTTACCCAACCTTTAATACCCAAAAACAAGGCGTTGTAA